A stretch of Leucobacter aridicollis DNA encodes these proteins:
- a CDS encoding tripartite tricarboxylate transporter permease: MELIELLLWAVGMALAGAVVFGLLGLVSGTDETATIAPLTLLVILLGVPPVGVFAFFMASIAAKHITHAIPTTLLGIPGDTLAAPLLRDAQMLRELGVPHIALRKAISGGVVAALIAVPLAVLFAMILTPFSGAISSVAPWLFLAAAVLIAVLSKGRWGALVALVPFVLIVVGLQGWATGVLGKGLSISFFLGIAIGPLIADLVLSASPTGRKLLKRDAPRTFELAADVRTWKGRTPNPFRVLDRGQLAGTASAAVVSSATFVFSPVAMTVLMGETFGGRIKNGYRRLTSMMAIKNGTTESTYIAETLIPLIAIGLPLSPMAAGPANPLFNAPPVYTIDADSGETNNLHNLLEPWQFLVFGLVAVVIALLITYPFAMTQAHRAASWIMRKVSHEAIIGAFAGLIAVICLYEGGIVALLVAVSIGLVGGLLNRMFQVHTGVQFMGYYVAALTVPAIGALFAG; encoded by the coding sequence ATGGAACTTATCGAACTCCTGCTGTGGGCTGTCGGAATGGCCCTTGCTGGTGCCGTTGTGTTCGGGCTGCTTGGGCTCGTGTCGGGGACCGACGAGACGGCCACGATCGCGCCCCTGACTCTGCTGGTGATCCTGCTTGGTGTGCCACCCGTCGGCGTCTTTGCCTTCTTCATGGCATCGATCGCGGCGAAACACATCACCCACGCGATACCCACCACACTCCTCGGGATACCCGGCGACACGCTAGCCGCGCCGTTGCTCCGCGATGCTCAGATGCTGCGCGAGCTTGGGGTTCCACACATTGCCCTGCGCAAGGCCATCTCCGGCGGCGTCGTTGCCGCTCTCATTGCAGTGCCGTTGGCCGTGCTGTTTGCGATGATTCTGACGCCTTTCTCGGGAGCGATCAGCTCGGTTGCTCCGTGGTTGTTCCTTGCCGCTGCGGTGCTCATCGCCGTTCTTTCGAAGGGCCGTTGGGGTGCATTGGTGGCACTCGTTCCGTTTGTCTTGATTGTTGTTGGCCTCCAAGGGTGGGCAACGGGGGTGCTTGGCAAGGGGCTGTCGATCAGCTTCTTCCTGGGAATTGCAATCGGGCCCCTCATTGCCGACCTGGTGCTCTCCGCGAGCCCCACCGGTCGGAAACTACTGAAGCGGGATGCTCCGAGAACCTTCGAGCTTGCGGCAGATGTTCGAACGTGGAAGGGCCGGACCCCGAACCCATTCCGGGTGCTAGACCGTGGCCAGCTCGCGGGTACCGCCTCAGCGGCGGTCGTGTCGAGCGCGACGTTCGTCTTTTCTCCGGTCGCAATGACTGTGCTCATGGGCGAGACGTTCGGCGGTCGAATCAAGAACGGTTACCGTCGACTGACATCGATGATGGCGATCAAGAACGGCACGACGGAGTCCACGTATATTGCTGAGACGCTGATCCCGCTCATCGCAATCGGATTGCCGCTTTCGCCCATGGCGGCGGGCCCAGCCAACCCGCTCTTCAACGCTCCGCCGGTCTACACGATCGATGCCGACTCGGGCGAAACGAACAACCTGCACAACCTGCTGGAGCCCTGGCAGTTCTTAGTATTCGGCCTCGTTGCGGTGGTCATCGCGCTGCTGATCACCTACCCGTTCGCGATGACGCAGGCGCACCGTGCCGCGTCCTGGATCATGCGTAAGGTCTCGCACGAAGCCATCATTGGTGCGTTCGCCGGGCTCATCGCCGTAATCTGCTTGTACGAGGGAGGCATTGTCGCGCTTCTCGTGGCGGTCAGTATCGGGCTGGTCGGAGGACTGTTGAATCGGATGTTCCAGGTTCATACCGGAGTCCAATTCATGGGGTACTACGTCGCCGCGCTGACGGTTCCAGCGATTGGAGCCTTGTTCGCTGGATGA
- a CDS encoding LuxR C-terminal-related transcriptional regulator, whose protein sequence is MDDRAVSFRKTTEIIASGGSVEILGEHGVGKSHLVHQIVEHFRNLTWRVIEVRGIYAYRTTPFACLSLAGVETAPSGRGFSVGAVVTELAALLGDDDALLVLEDADFIDDASWGALSAVCSRKRIPTIVSRLPGSSRHRVGNQLEGLSIAPGFGVRLGPLGFDELAAVIERATGHPMHPSTTSSVFAESGGNVGLALTMVRAAIHDGKMQLDRGSWVASGTFWSNALIPYVDALLAELTDEQWDALEILALLGIVELDTLVEFTGHEVPTQLEDLALIGLYPSAGRLLVTVQPPLLVDFFRQRPAAARRHKLSKMLEAHLGGDTAKAIPFHLPELTATPDAPFVRLVHEHLRNRMLVAQSEWSRSPSRTTLANLIEISVSAGATQEELEELFDLAAGLPAEASEAIMVRWVLLQVDHWLFISREFDRALTTLVEESGRFPRLGPLLNVRAFEVQGALLPQADPDLLPDPKDTRLDVRVRVAVHEALGAHLLRDGNPAAARAHYAAAESIDVRPPSIERTGFVIMTEYFGGHPDLARTYAEQGLAAARESFDNLAIRGFCYISALIDIFDGRYWRAEESIRLALSLGEPIRQPPFVHLSLIVMGAVLAAVRGDLRTAQLLQAQYEALPVPDSLLPGGTRGWASAHITAAAGDAAAGADLAEAGGDELWARGSKLNAGLTYLTALDLDPTSDRLDRLRERLTSLASEYFARRLELFESIVAGAAGKAAATGTQLAAGGFYGDALTAYRVAQNLAEEAGDAAKAEAHKQQYDELRAELPREEFGDIHAENLGSQLTAREQEITRLVLAGATNQQIADRLVLSVRTIESHMHRIMKKTGVRKRGDLASVVNLPG, encoded by the coding sequence ATGGACGATCGAGCGGTATCTTTCAGGAAAACGACGGAGATCATCGCGAGCGGTGGTTCGGTTGAGATCCTCGGCGAGCATGGCGTCGGCAAGAGCCATCTGGTGCACCAGATCGTCGAACACTTCCGTAACCTCACCTGGCGCGTGATTGAAGTGCGGGGGATCTACGCGTACCGGACGACGCCGTTCGCCTGCCTGAGCCTCGCTGGAGTCGAGACCGCCCCGAGCGGGCGGGGGTTCTCCGTCGGCGCTGTCGTGACCGAGCTCGCCGCGCTGCTGGGCGACGACGACGCGCTGCTTGTGCTTGAGGATGCCGACTTCATCGACGACGCGAGCTGGGGCGCGCTCTCCGCGGTGTGCTCGCGCAAGCGGATCCCAACCATCGTCAGCCGGCTTCCCGGCTCCTCGCGGCACCGCGTTGGGAATCAGCTTGAGGGGCTCAGCATCGCGCCTGGTTTCGGGGTGCGCCTTGGGCCGCTCGGCTTCGACGAGCTGGCTGCCGTGATCGAGCGTGCGACCGGTCACCCGATGCATCCGAGCACCACCAGCTCCGTGTTCGCAGAGTCCGGCGGCAACGTCGGGCTTGCGCTGACGATGGTGCGGGCAGCGATTCACGACGGAAAGATGCAGCTCGATCGCGGATCGTGGGTGGCGTCGGGCACGTTTTGGAGTAACGCACTCATTCCGTACGTCGACGCGCTCCTTGCCGAGCTCACCGACGAGCAGTGGGACGCGCTCGAGATTCTCGCACTGCTGGGGATCGTCGAGCTCGACACCCTCGTCGAGTTCACCGGTCACGAGGTGCCGACGCAGCTTGAGGACCTCGCGCTCATCGGCCTGTACCCCTCGGCCGGCAGGCTGCTTGTGACGGTGCAGCCGCCGCTGCTTGTTGACTTTTTCAGGCAGCGGCCCGCCGCGGCGAGGCGACACAAACTGAGCAAGATGCTCGAGGCTCATCTGGGCGGCGACACCGCGAAGGCGATCCCGTTCCACCTGCCCGAGCTCACCGCAACGCCGGACGCGCCGTTCGTGCGGCTCGTCCACGAGCACCTGCGCAACCGGATGCTCGTCGCGCAGTCGGAATGGTCCCGCTCGCCGTCGCGCACGACGCTCGCGAACCTCATCGAGATCTCGGTCTCGGCGGGGGCGACACAGGAGGAGCTGGAGGAGCTGTTCGATCTGGCGGCGGGGCTCCCCGCTGAGGCCAGCGAGGCGATCATGGTGCGCTGGGTGCTGCTGCAGGTCGACCACTGGCTGTTTATCTCGCGCGAGTTCGATCGGGCCCTCACGACGTTGGTCGAGGAATCCGGGCGCTTTCCGCGGCTCGGGCCGCTGCTCAACGTCCGCGCGTTCGAGGTGCAGGGCGCGCTGCTGCCGCAGGCCGATCCTGATCTGCTGCCCGACCCGAAGGACACACGGCTTGACGTGCGCGTCCGCGTTGCCGTTCACGAGGCGCTCGGCGCCCACCTGTTGCGCGACGGGAACCCCGCTGCTGCCCGCGCGCACTACGCCGCGGCGGAGTCGATTGACGTTCGTCCGCCGTCAATCGAGCGGACAGGCTTTGTCATCATGACCGAGTACTTTGGAGGCCACCCCGACCTCGCGCGGACCTACGCCGAGCAGGGGCTCGCCGCCGCGCGCGAGTCATTCGACAACCTCGCCATCCGTGGGTTTTGCTACATATCGGCGCTCATCGACATCTTCGACGGCCGGTACTGGCGCGCGGAGGAGTCGATCCGGCTCGCGCTCTCGCTCGGCGAGCCGATCCGCCAGCCGCCCTTCGTACACCTGTCGCTTATCGTTATGGGCGCCGTGCTCGCGGCGGTGCGAGGCGACCTGCGGACGGCCCAGCTCCTGCAAGCCCAGTACGAGGCGCTGCCGGTGCCCGACAGCCTGCTGCCGGGCGGGACGCGTGGCTGGGCATCGGCTCACATCACGGCGGCCGCGGGCGACGCCGCCGCTGGTGCGGATCTGGCTGAGGCGGGCGGCGACGAGCTGTGGGCCCGGGGGTCGAAGCTCAACGCAGGCCTCACGTATCTCACCGCGCTCGATCTCGACCCAACGTCCGATCGGCTCGACCGCCTCCGCGAGCGTCTCACGAGCCTCGCGTCTGAATATTTCGCGCGGAGGCTGGAACTGTTCGAATCAATCGTGGCGGGAGCCGCTGGCAAGGCTGCGGCAACGGGAACGCAGCTGGCGGCAGGCGGATTCTACGGCGACGCGCTCACCGCGTACCGGGTGGCTCAGAACCTGGCCGAGGAGGCGGGCGACGCCGCCAAGGCAGAGGCTCACAAGCAGCAGTACGACGAGCTCCGCGCCGAGCTCCCCCGTGAGGAATTCGGGGACATCCACGCTGAGAACCTCGGATCGCAACTGACGGCGCGCGAGCAGGAGATCACGCGGCTCGTGCTCGCGGGCGCCACGAACCAGCAGATCGCGGATCGCCTGGTGCTGTCGGTGCGGACGATCGAGAGCCACATGCACCGCATCATGAAGAAGACCGGAGTGCGAAAGCGTGGTGACCTCGCCTCGGTGGTGAACCTGCCGGGCTGA
- a CDS encoding LuxR family transcriptional regulator, translating to MHRNHHANVICEDVQRGKHVEVVGAPGSGKTTLLQRAQSSLQQDGWVVYSVQGQPSFVNHPLAALTVAGLVNAAELRPQPVAALLAAAVSDLCAKLPHGRSALFVDDWQELDDASWGVIQAAARRNAVPLVCSRLPADPPGISTSRLSPLAGSKMREVRLRPLTFAELEQALKQHLNGAIAPNTLSRIYAKTGGSPGLALALVDAATQVDKLRVIENEWRGAADLWNDSLAALARRLIDRLDGEYRDALEVLSLLGAVSVSRASEVVDLGLLERLEDHGFIQIVPVDGDNVVSVEPPLLAEYFRHEANHVRRFRLTKALEGLPQPSQGAWGSTALEAESEHPAQLVRLAHERIRAEQFAAGQAWREAPSLRTAARAVRALTLGIDRFTEEVAAIVAEAQQLTATDEESFDWACTIADVHIARDADLSGAMTVLATAAASGSEYAPALEARAAQLALVYSGDQARARSCPRPPSDAPPRVHAEILATQGMLALVEGNVGACTVLFEERRELLAAAPGTSSVDATVEIFEGYAAYLSGDAANTILRCLDAFHDAVANLDTVAVIARGSLCATLLLLEGRHKEAGSVIARTHMLGAPGTLPAFTRMSLATAAAVLAARQGRKNLGERPLHDQPRMHDVAVPLPGVSPQWAAVQALISSGKQRDAAALAERSGHEYWEQDSRLAAAYAYLGALEADPTRERLAATLPRLQQVTAPAVALLVQHAVARISEDAPALADLAGVFAQQRRYSFAISALRLAAEISRSSGDPAETAVFERKLTELTKSLPTGQYDPRRGSKVAAELTSRELRIARLAQSGLSNQQIASDLVLSIRTVESHIYRIMRKLDIDRRADLADYFASNS from the coding sequence ATGCATCGCAATCATCATGCGAACGTTATCTGCGAGGACGTTCAGCGTGGAAAGCACGTTGAGGTCGTTGGTGCGCCGGGGAGCGGAAAGACGACGCTGCTGCAGCGCGCACAGAGCTCGCTGCAGCAGGACGGCTGGGTCGTCTACAGCGTGCAGGGCCAGCCATCGTTCGTCAACCATCCGCTCGCAGCGCTCACCGTCGCCGGGCTTGTGAACGCCGCAGAGCTCCGGCCTCAACCGGTCGCGGCGCTCCTTGCGGCGGCGGTCAGCGATCTGTGCGCGAAACTGCCACACGGCAGGTCGGCCCTGTTCGTCGACGACTGGCAGGAACTCGACGACGCGAGTTGGGGCGTCATCCAGGCCGCTGCAAGACGCAATGCGGTTCCGCTCGTGTGCAGCAGGCTTCCGGCCGACCCGCCGGGCATCTCGACGTCACGCTTGAGCCCCCTCGCAGGCAGCAAGATGCGCGAGGTACGGCTTCGGCCTCTGACGTTCGCCGAGCTCGAGCAGGCACTCAAACAGCACCTGAACGGCGCGATCGCCCCGAACACGTTGAGCCGGATCTACGCGAAGACCGGCGGCAGCCCCGGCCTCGCCCTGGCGCTCGTCGACGCCGCCACGCAGGTCGACAAGCTGCGCGTCATCGAGAATGAGTGGCGCGGCGCTGCGGACCTGTGGAACGACTCACTGGCGGCGCTCGCACGCAGGCTCATCGATAGGCTCGACGGCGAGTATCGAGACGCCCTCGAGGTGCTCTCCCTCCTCGGCGCCGTCAGCGTCAGCCGCGCAAGCGAAGTCGTCGACCTCGGCCTGCTTGAACGGCTCGAGGACCACGGATTCATTCAGATTGTCCCCGTCGATGGCGACAACGTCGTGTCCGTTGAACCCCCACTCCTCGCCGAATACTTCCGCCACGAGGCCAACCACGTCCGCAGGTTCAGGCTCACCAAGGCGCTCGAGGGCCTCCCCCAGCCGTCCCAAGGCGCCTGGGGGTCGACGGCGCTCGAGGCTGAGTCTGAGCACCCGGCTCAGCTCGTCCGACTCGCGCACGAACGGATTCGCGCGGAGCAGTTTGCTGCGGGTCAAGCGTGGCGAGAGGCCCCGAGCCTTCGCACGGCTGCGCGAGCGGTGCGGGCGCTCACACTAGGTATCGACAGGTTTACTGAGGAGGTTGCCGCGATCGTCGCCGAGGCGCAGCAACTCACGGCGACGGACGAAGAGTCGTTCGACTGGGCCTGCACCATCGCCGACGTACACATCGCGCGTGACGCCGACCTGAGCGGCGCGATGACCGTGCTTGCGACCGCAGCTGCCTCGGGAAGCGAGTACGCCCCAGCTCTCGAGGCTCGCGCCGCGCAACTCGCGCTGGTGTATTCCGGAGATCAGGCGCGCGCAAGGTCATGCCCGCGCCCACCGTCGGACGCCCCGCCCCGCGTCCACGCAGAGATCCTCGCCACTCAGGGAATGCTTGCGCTCGTCGAGGGCAACGTCGGCGCGTGCACCGTGCTGTTTGAGGAACGCCGCGAACTACTCGCTGCTGCCCCAGGGACGAGCAGCGTCGACGCCACGGTCGAGATCTTCGAGGGCTACGCAGCGTACCTCTCTGGCGACGCTGCCAACACCATCCTTCGATGCCTCGACGCGTTCCATGACGCCGTCGCCAACCTCGACACCGTCGCAGTAATCGCTCGTGGTTCGCTCTGCGCGACCCTGCTGCTCCTTGAGGGCAGGCACAAAGAAGCCGGCAGCGTCATCGCACGCACGCACATGCTTGGCGCTCCGGGCACCCTCCCGGCCTTCACTCGGATGAGCCTCGCCACCGCCGCCGCTGTCCTCGCCGCGCGACAAGGGCGGAAGAATCTCGGTGAGCGGCCCCTACACGATCAGCCCCGCATGCACGACGTCGCCGTGCCGCTGCCGGGTGTCAGCCCCCAGTGGGCCGCAGTCCAGGCTCTCATCAGCTCGGGAAAGCAGCGCGACGCAGCCGCCCTCGCAGAGCGGTCTGGGCACGAGTACTGGGAGCAGGACTCGCGCCTAGCCGCAGCCTACGCCTATCTCGGCGCGCTCGAAGCCGACCCAACACGCGAACGCCTCGCGGCCACACTGCCGCGGCTGCAGCAGGTCACCGCCCCCGCCGTCGCGCTCCTCGTGCAGCATGCCGTGGCAAGGATCTCCGAGGACGCTCCTGCGCTCGCCGACCTTGCCGGCGTCTTCGCCCAGCAGCGCAGGTACTCGTTCGCTATCTCTGCGCTTCGGCTCGCGGCCGAGATCTCGCGTTCGAGTGGGGACCCTGCCGAGACCGCGGTATTCGAGCGCAAGCTCACAGAGCTCACCAAGAGTCTGCCGACGGGGCAATACGACCCGCGCCGGGGCTCAAAGGTGGCGGCAGAGCTCACGAGCCGAGAGCTGCGCATCGCGCGGCTCGCCCAGTCCGGCCTCTCGAACCAACAGATTGCCTCCGACCTCGTCCTCTCGATCCGCACCGTCGAAAGCCACATCTATCGCATCATGCGAAAGCTCGACATCGATCGTCGCGCCGACCTCGCCGACTATTTCGCGAGCAACTCCTAA
- a CDS encoding YceI family protein, translating into MQKNHKILIGVGAGLLALGAVGALVGPSIYRDFIAAPAAEVPSVERPADAPADGMTGALDPAALVGDWSVTAGSEAGYRVDEVLNGTDVTVTGRTQDVTGTFTVGEDGLTLTAAQLSVDVASIETDSAQRDAYFRDQALRASEFPEATFTLTEPVQLAETPESGETVHASATGELTIAGKTQTVTVDVELRSDGTTAELAGSVPITFADFGVTAPTLGFVSVEPEGFVEFQLTAGRG; encoded by the coding sequence ATGCAGAAGAACCACAAGATCCTCATCGGCGTCGGCGCCGGCCTCCTCGCGCTCGGCGCGGTGGGGGCACTCGTCGGGCCAAGCATCTACCGCGACTTCATCGCCGCGCCCGCAGCCGAGGTGCCGTCGGTCGAGCGCCCCGCCGACGCGCCGGCGGACGGCATGACCGGCGCGCTCGACCCGGCTGCCCTCGTGGGCGACTGGTCCGTGACTGCAGGGTCCGAGGCCGGCTACCGGGTCGACGAGGTACTGAACGGCACCGACGTCACGGTGACCGGCCGCACGCAGGACGTCACTGGCACGTTCACCGTCGGCGAGGACGGGCTCACCCTCACCGCCGCGCAGCTGTCGGTGGACGTGGCATCGATTGAGACCGACAGTGCGCAGCGCGATGCCTACTTCCGAGACCAGGCGCTGCGAGCCAGCGAGTTCCCGGAGGCGACGTTCACGCTCACGGAGCCCGTCCAGCTCGCTGAGACGCCCGAGTCGGGCGAAACCGTCCACGCGAGCGCCACCGGCGAGCTCACGATCGCCGGGAAGACGCAGACCGTGACTGTCGACGTCGAACTGCGAAGCGACGGCACGACCGCCGAGCTCGCTGGGTCTGTTCCGATCACCTTCGCCGACTTTGGCGTAACGGCCCCCACCCTCGGATTTGTCTCCGTCGAACCCGAGGGATTCGTCGAGTTTCAGCTCACCGCGGGGCGGGGCTAG
- a CDS encoding sensor histidine kinase, with protein MQADWVKTLPAHPGRRDALIAAFWLVVGGVAWGLGFTGIWGQLAVFEAPRWAFLVTLAAAAAPLLMRSRRPFLALGLGAAVALADTLLGASVAVVFVFTDLIYAAVKYGSPRAVRILLRLAGFAAAALAAALVLVTPTHPEIAVALVQWGLIVAVSGLWGWNVRAERASTAAELATRHASDTRELRTRIAHDLHDLVANQIAVAGLHIEAAKLQAAKLDRADPDAGPRTDLSALQQSLDRAKNGTDRAHHELRGLISVLTLVDEAGSGAPIDTGEELASIAGLLPAGRAVHWAESADETISRALAREQTARVRILLRSLQELAANAAKHGTGDVEVRAEHLEGVTEQPDGRALRIAVSNARGAGAHPLPTGTGLGIEGTRVLLESVGGTLRSGADGATWRAVLELPTLGARRGGRVPPEGSR; from the coding sequence ATGCAAGCTGACTGGGTGAAGACGCTCCCGGCGCACCCCGGACGCCGAGACGCCCTGATCGCCGCGTTCTGGCTCGTTGTCGGCGGCGTCGCGTGGGGCTTGGGCTTCACCGGGATCTGGGGGCAACTCGCCGTCTTCGAGGCGCCACGCTGGGCATTCCTCGTCACGCTCGCGGCCGCAGCCGCACCCCTACTCATGCGCTCACGCAGGCCGTTCCTCGCGCTCGGGCTCGGGGCCGCCGTCGCCCTCGCCGACACGCTCCTGGGCGCGAGCGTCGCGGTGGTGTTCGTCTTCACGGACCTCATCTACGCCGCCGTGAAGTACGGGAGCCCGCGCGCCGTGCGGATCCTGCTGCGCCTCGCAGGGTTCGCCGCGGCGGCGCTCGCCGCCGCGCTGGTGCTTGTCACTCCGACCCACCCCGAGATCGCCGTCGCGCTCGTGCAGTGGGGGCTCATCGTCGCGGTGTCCGGCCTGTGGGGCTGGAACGTGCGCGCCGAGCGCGCGAGCACGGCCGCGGAGCTCGCGACCCGTCACGCGAGCGACACCCGCGAACTGCGCACCCGGATCGCGCACGACCTCCACGACCTCGTCGCGAACCAGATCGCCGTCGCCGGGCTGCACATCGAGGCGGCCAAGCTGCAGGCCGCGAAGCTCGACCGCGCCGATCCCGATGCTGGACCGCGCACCGACCTCAGCGCGCTCCAACAGAGCCTTGACCGCGCGAAGAACGGAACCGATCGCGCGCACCACGAGCTGCGCGGGCTCATCTCCGTGCTCACGCTCGTCGACGAGGCGGGAAGCGGTGCGCCGATCGACACCGGCGAGGAACTCGCATCAATCGCTGGCCTGCTGCCGGCGGGGCGCGCGGTGCACTGGGCGGAATCGGCCGATGAGACGATCTCCCGGGCGCTCGCACGGGAACAGACCGCGCGGGTCAGGATCCTGCTCCGCTCGCTCCAGGAGCTCGCCGCGAATGCGGCGAAGCACGGAACCGGCGATGTCGAGGTCCGCGCGGAGCATCTTGAGGGCGTAACCGAACAGCCCGACGGTCGGGCGCTGCGCATCGCCGTCAGCAATGCCCGCGGTGCCGGCGCACATCCGCTGCCGACAGGCACGGGTCTCGGGATCGAGGGAACCCGCGTGCTGCTCGAAAGCGTCGGCGGGACGTTGCGCTCGGGGGCCGATGGGGCGACGTGGCGCGCCGTGCTCGAGCTGCCCACCCTCGGCGCGCGCAGGGGCGGGCGAGTGCCACCGGAGGGAAGCCGATGA
- a CDS encoding response regulator produces MTEPIRVLIADDHEAVRSGVAAILQAGDGIEVVAEAENGLDAVAACHRLAPDVALVDLRMPGTDGVWATERITAETATRVLVLTTYDSGDLIASALAAGAHGYLLKSTSGGDLIDAVRHVAADRHVLDPAVAGSVIAGFTAARRTSPAPGGDASGGLADLTPRERQVLELLVAGLSNQHIARELHIGVTTVKTHVGSLYTKSGATSRVQLAALGAAAI; encoded by the coding sequence ATGACCGAACCTATTCGCGTACTCATTGCCGACGATCACGAGGCGGTGCGCAGCGGCGTGGCCGCGATCCTCCAAGCTGGCGACGGCATCGAGGTCGTCGCCGAGGCCGAGAACGGCCTCGATGCGGTCGCCGCATGTCACCGCTTGGCGCCAGACGTCGCACTCGTCGACCTGCGCATGCCGGGAACCGACGGCGTGTGGGCGACGGAGCGGATCACCGCCGAGACGGCGACTCGGGTGCTGGTGCTCACCACGTACGACTCGGGCGATCTCATCGCGAGCGCGCTCGCCGCCGGCGCACACGGCTATCTCCTCAAGAGCACGAGCGGTGGCGACCTCATTGATGCGGTGCGGCACGTTGCGGCGGACCGACACGTGCTCGACCCCGCCGTCGCCGGTTCGGTGATCGCCGGGTTCACCGCCGCGCGGCGTACCAGTCCAGCTCCCGGCGGCGACGCCTCAGGCGGCCTCGCCGACCTCACGCCGCGCGAACGGCAGGTGCTCGAGCTCCTCGTCGCGGGGCTGTCGAACCAGCACATCGCCCGCGAGCTCCACATCGGCGTGACGACGGTCAAGACGCACGTGGGATCGCTCTACACGAAGAGCGGCGCGACCTCACGCGTGCAACTCGCGGCGCTTGGCGCGGCCGCTATCTGA
- a CDS encoding diacylglycerol/lipid kinase family protein, which yields MHETIGIVWNPSKVAESELSAAVAAAVASSGREPDLHWFETTVADPGGAAAREALAAGCTVVVAAGGDGTVRAVAGALGGLGARAGEGSPRADLGIIPLGTGNLLARNLGVPLGDPESAFARVLAGEAQPLDLGEVTLTRADGASEAEAFVVMVGFGIDAQMIVETDDDLKEKAGWLAYVESLGRATAETEVVEFSLSLDGADRHPEEAHTLLVANCGTLQGGITLLPDAEPDDGELDLLVLRADGIAAWLDTMRNMVWENGLKRLLTGGDRAESSASTGHLRARTVRVELPHPHAFEVDGDDFEDVVSFEARVLPAALRVR from the coding sequence GTGCACGAGACCATCGGCATCGTCTGGAATCCGTCAAAGGTCGCGGAGAGCGAGCTCAGCGCTGCGGTCGCGGCCGCAGTCGCGTCGAGCGGCCGCGAGCCCGATCTGCACTGGTTTGAAACGACGGTAGCCGATCCGGGAGGCGCCGCGGCCCGGGAGGCGCTCGCAGCGGGATGCACGGTCGTCGTCGCTGCTGGCGGCGACGGGACGGTTCGCGCGGTCGCGGGGGCGCTCGGCGGCCTCGGCGCGCGGGCGGGTGAGGGCAGCCCGCGCGCAGACCTCGGGATCATTCCGCTCGGCACTGGGAACCTGCTGGCGCGCAACCTCGGCGTTCCGCTCGGAGACCCCGAGTCTGCGTTCGCGCGCGTGCTCGCCGGGGAGGCGCAGCCGCTCGATCTCGGCGAAGTCACGCTGACGCGCGCGGACGGCGCGAGCGAAGCCGAGGCCTTCGTCGTGATGGTCGGCTTCGGCATCGACGCGCAGATGATCGTCGAAACCGACGACGACCTCAAAGAGAAGGCCGGGTGGCTCGCCTACGTGGAGTCGCTCGGGCGCGCGACGGCGGAGACCGAGGTTGTCGAGTTCTCGCTCTCACTCGACGGCGCGGATCGACACCCCGAGGAGGCCCACACGCTGCTCGTCGCGAACTGCGGCACGCTCCAGGGCGGAATCACGCTCCTCCCAGACGCGGAGCCCGACGACGGCGAGCTCGACCTGCTCGTGCTGCGCGCGGATGGGATCGCCGCCTGGCTCGACACGATGCGCAACATGGTGTGGGAGAACGGCCTGAAGCGGCTGCTCACTGGCGGCGACCGGGCCGAGAGTTCCGCCTCGACCGGGCATCTGCGGGCGCGCACGGTGAGGGTCGAGCTCCCCCACCCGCACGCGTTTGAGGTGGACGGCGACGACTTCGAGGATGTCGTGTCATTCGAAGCGCGGGTGCTGCCCGCTGCCCTGCGCGTCAGATAG